In Ancalomicrobiaceae bacterium S20, the following proteins share a genomic window:
- a CDS encoding hydrogenase expression/formation C-terminal domain-containing protein produces the protein MKAGFWVAPDGADDAIAMLPIGGEAAEIRKSGTTGTGALSFLATTGAEEMIARCPGVAALLPKLADALDTQKANEVGRIFDLEHLGREERALIGEVLGEGEVAATVALPDGVVAQVQESIFPGLWRVRFTDASNRLVADYAEVASIPVAVRRAAGMTLADIEIGTPPEGAMNVMPVLAEIRDRMASYRPGEANHTIAFSLFPMTPDDIEFLQATLGAGPVRIVSRGYGTCRIQATAVHNVWGVQFFNSMDTILLDTLEIGDVPVVACAAEEDFRDSAERLREIEEAYFK, from the coding sequence ATGAAGGCCGGATTCTGGGTGGCGCCCGACGGCGCCGACGATGCCATCGCCATGCTGCCGATCGGCGGCGAAGCGGCCGAGATCCGCAAGTCCGGCACCACCGGCACCGGCGCCTTGTCGTTCCTGGCGACGACCGGCGCGGAGGAGATGATCGCGCGCTGTCCCGGCGTTGCGGCCCTGCTGCCGAAGCTCGCCGACGCGCTCGACACGCAGAAGGCCAACGAGGTCGGCCGGATCTTCGATCTCGAACATCTCGGCCGCGAGGAACGCGCGCTGATCGGCGAAGTGCTCGGCGAGGGCGAGGTCGCCGCGACCGTCGCGCTGCCGGACGGCGTCGTCGCGCAGGTGCAGGAGAGCATCTTCCCCGGCCTCTGGCGCGTGCGTTTCACCGATGCGAGCAACCGGCTGGTCGCCGACTATGCCGAGGTCGCCTCGATCCCGGTCGCGGTGCGCCGCGCTGCCGGCATGACACTCGCCGACATCGAGATCGGCACGCCGCCCGAGGGCGCGATGAACGTGATGCCGGTGCTCGCCGAGATCCGCGATCGCATGGCGAGCTACCGGCCCGGCGAGGCGAACCACACGATCGCCTTCTCGCTGTTCCCGATGACGCCGGACGACATCGAGTTCCTGCAGGCGACGCTCGGCGCCGGCCCGGTCCGCATCGTGTCGCGCGGCTACGGCACCTGCCGCATCCAGGCGACCGCGGTCCACAACGTCTGGGGCGTGCAGTTCTTCAACTCGATGGACACGATCCTGCTCGACACGCTCGAGATCGGCGACGTGCCCGTGGTCGCTTGCGCCGCGGAAGAAGACTTCCGCGATTCCGCCGAGCGGCTGCGCGAGATCGAGGAGGCCTACTTCAAATGA
- a CDS encoding rubredoxin: MSAVAADKHGQEGATRFECGVCWHVYDPAEGDPVWQVPAGTAFEDLPEAWCCPNCDGPRTKFLRLDDD, encoded by the coding sequence ATGAGCGCGGTCGCGGCGGACAAGCACGGCCAAGAGGGGGCCACCAGGTTCGAATGCGGCGTGTGCTGGCACGTCTACGATCCGGCCGAGGGCGATCCGGTCTGGCAGGTGCCGGCCGGGACTGCCTTCGAGGATCTGCCGGAGGCGTGGTGCTGCCCGAACTGCGACGGGCCGAGAACGAAGTTCCTGAGGCTCGACGATGATTGA
- the hybE gene encoding [NiFe]-hydrogenase assembly chaperone HybE, with translation MIDAQADGGSDIGPAPGPTAAGDADPGARLVALWRGVAARMADLPIYNPRLDVHTTAFRRHGAWRIGVVTTPWFMNVVAVPDAVEALPPAGHEVAIELPDGVLDAIAADLDGFGRLAMASLFSPMDDFADAEATMAVGEAALEELLAPPPPPPKPAMAVAVDRRALLFGRRPEARP, from the coding sequence ATGATTGACGCGCAAGCCGACGGCGGCTCGGACATCGGCCCAGCGCCCGGCCCGACGGCCGCCGGCGACGCCGATCCGGGCGCCCGGCTGGTGGCGTTGTGGCGAGGTGTGGCGGCACGGATGGCGGATCTGCCGATCTACAATCCGCGCCTCGATGTGCACACGACCGCGTTTCGCCGGCATGGCGCCTGGCGGATCGGCGTGGTGACGACGCCGTGGTTCATGAATGTCGTGGCTGTGCCGGACGCGGTCGAGGCGCTGCCGCCGGCGGGGCACGAGGTCGCGATCGAGTTGCCGGACGGCGTGCTCGATGCGATCGCGGCCGATCTCGACGGGTTCGGGCGCCTCGCCATGGCCTCGCTGTTCTCGCCGATGGACGACTTCGCGGATGCCGAGGCGACCATGGCGGTCGGCGAAGCGGCGCTCGAGGAACTGCTGGCGCCGCCGCCTCCGCCGCCGAAGCCGGCCATGGCGGTCGCGGTCGATCGCCGGGCGCTGCTGTTTGGCCGTCGTCCGGAGGCGAGGCCATGA
- the hypA gene encoding hydrogenase maturation nickel metallochaperone HypA codes for MHEMSLCESVVGLVEEEARKGGFSKVRTVVLELGALGHVEPEAMLFCFEAVGRGTIVEGARLDIVRVPGAGWCLDCGKTVPLTERFGACPDCGRHRVQMTAGDELRLKELEVE; via the coding sequence ATGCATGAGATGTCGCTCTGCGAGAGCGTGGTCGGGCTCGTTGAGGAGGAGGCGCGCAAGGGCGGCTTCTCGAAGGTCCGCACCGTCGTGCTCGAACTCGGCGCGCTCGGCCATGTCGAGCCGGAGGCGATGCTGTTCTGCTTCGAGGCGGTCGGGCGCGGCACGATTGTCGAGGGCGCGCGGCTCGACATCGTGCGCGTGCCCGGCGCGGGCTGGTGTCTCGACTGCGGCAAGACGGTGCCGCTCACCGAACGCTTCGGCGCCTGCCCGGACTGCGGCCGGCACCGGGTGCAGATGACGGCGGGCGACGAATTGAGGCTCAAGGAACTGGAGGTGGAGTGA